One segment of Apus apus isolate bApuApu2 chromosome 1, bApuApu2.pri.cur, whole genome shotgun sequence DNA contains the following:
- the NDUFV3 gene encoding NADH dehydrogenase [ubiquinone] flavoprotein 3, mitochondrial isoform X3, producing MLSSSSLLVSANKGESISSTNLGEASEPSAEDMRMFMARKTVVAFPQRAVVSSLEEENLTIPAKEGGLRKELVEEETSSSSSSDSDSSSDSEEENDSEVAIKTKVEFPRQDSIFSENIAVKASMLAKENLSQKSHKEYVAKKKPYKPETDVSPVKQVAFSKTSVSRETPKSKAKDPKVKSTLKEADRQKLVFEPPMAESQNLTDVTHKSDYLEEKSIKTQVAAIQLKASSVSQEDKKQKPVSKKGKEKKMKEAQESEAEVTAPKLEETSESTMLVMGTTAKEETILEAGLQAGERSTIEEPTAAAEPAPEEFDNSTYKNLQHHNYNIYTFFDSIEVLAKFRQPQPSSGRPSPRH from the exons ATGTTGTCTTCTAGCTCTCTCCTAGTATCTGCAAACAAAGGTGAGAGCATATCTAGCACTAACCTTGGGGAAGCTTCAGAACCTTCTGCTGAAGACATGAGGATGTTCATGGCAAGAAAAACTGTGGTTGCATTTCCTCAGCGAGCAGTTGTTTCCTCCCTGGAGGAGGAAAACCTCACTATACCTGCAAAAGAAGGAGGCCTAAGGAAGGAGTTAGTTGAAGAAGAAACTTCATCTTCATCCAGTTCAGATTCAGACTCTAGCTCAGattctgaggaagaaaatgatTCAGAAGTTGCCATTAAAACCAAAGTTGAGTTTCCTAGACAAGATTCCATCTTTTCTGAGAACATAGCGGTAAAGGCATCAATGCTAGCAAAAGAGAACTTGTCCCAGAAATCCCACAAAGAATATGTAGCCAAGAAGAAGCCATACAAGCCAGAAACTGACGTGTCTCCTGTCAAGCAGGTTGCCTTTTCTAAAACATCTGTCAGCCGTGAAACACCAAAATCCAAAGCAAAAGACCCCAAAGTAAAATCAACTCTGAAAGAAGCAGATCGGCAGAAGCTGGTCTTTGAACCACCCATGGCTGAAAGCCAAAACCTGACTGATGTCACTCATAAATCTGATTATTTGGAGGAAAAGTCTATTAAAACCCAAGTAGCTGCTATTCAGCTGAAGGCTTCATCAGTGAGTcaggaagacaaaaagcaaaagccagtttccaaaaaaggaaaagaaaaaaagatgaaggagGCACAGGAGTCAGAAGCAGAAGTAACTGCTCCTAAACTGGAAGAGACTTCTGAAAGCACAATGTTGGTGATGGGCACTACAGCAAAGGAAGAGACCATTCTGGAAGCAGGACTCCAGGCTGGAGAAAGAAGCACAATAGAGG agcccacagcagctgctgagcctgCTCCAGAAGAATTTGATAATTCTACCTACAAGAATCTTCAGCATCATAATTATAACATTTATACCTTCTTTGATTCTATTGAGGTTCTCGCAAAATTCAGGCAGCCTCAGCCATCTTCTGGAAGACCATCACCAAGGCACTGA